DNA sequence from the Anaerolineae bacterium genome:
AAGCCTTCCCCCTCCCTGGGTCCCTTCCCCTCTCGTTTAGATGTAGATGGAAGGGGGGGATGGCGAAAGCGCCGAGCCTGCTCGTAGTTGACCAACGCATTGCGCAGTAGCGGCTCGAAGGGGCCTTCGGCCGGAGCCGAGAGGGCGGTCGCCAAGATGCCGCCCTCGAAGCGCAGGCGGATGTGCAGACGGCGATGATAGCGCAGCTCCTGGGTGACCGGGTTGTATTGGGCAGGGTGGATCACCACCTCGACGAACCGCTGGTCCCGCAGCCAGCCGATCTCGCCTAGCTCCGCCGGCGACTCGGGGAGGAAGCGATCCGTGCTGTATATGGTAGGGTCCGGCGAGTAGTCCCACTCCAGATCAGAGCTGGACGGGAACTCGGCCAGGGGGTCCATCTGCCGGAGCCTTTGCCGGGGCGCCGGGGCGATGCGGAGGCCGCGGTAGAATTCCGTCGCCTCAGGGGTCACCTCTAGCTTGACTGTGGCCTCGGCGGGGATGCCGACTAAGAATCGTCGCTCGGGCAACGCCGGCCAGCCGGGAAGCCCCAGCGAGCCGTATTCTGGGACGGTGATCCGTTGCCAATGCTGGCCGTCTAAGGTGACTTCGTTCGTGGCGAAGCCGGGAATGCTGATCTCCAGGTCTAATCCCTGGGTGTCATCCCCGTCTTTGGCTTGCGCTGAAAGGCCCCCAGCGACGAACCAGAACATCGTCAGGGGCAACAGGAACATGTGAATGGCAAATCGCAACCTGTTGCTGAATCCCCACACTGTCATAAAGCTCCACGAGGATCACGAATCACGAAAGTCACAGAGTGATTGAAGAATATCTCTTCCACTTCTTCTTGGATGAGGTAATGCTTAATAGCCAACTTTTCGATCACGTCAGGCAGCCAGATGAAATTCAGTACGTAGCTAGCCATCTCCTGCCAGGGCGGCCTTTAGCATAAAAAACCATCCCATGAAGTACGCCCTTCCCCCGTCGCTTCCTGCGACGACGGGAGAAGGGCCGTGGATGGGGGCCTACCTGCGGCTTTGAAGCCACCGCTGCAATGAGCGCTGAGATTCCTGCGATGGGACCCCAGCCAGCAAATGGGCCACCTCGATGTCTTCATCCAGATCGGGCCAATGGATCCCTTCGCCACCTCCGATCAGCCGCCAATTGGCCCGTTCCTCGGGCGTCCCATGGAGCAGCCGCGGGAACCAGGCCAGAGGTACACTGATCGTGCGTCCGTCGTCTAGCTCTACAATCAGCTCTTCATCGGTGATTTTCACCCCTTGAGCTTGAGCTCGGTGTTCAATCACGGAAATACTCATGCCATGCCTCCAAAAATTCCTGCTCATGTTCCTCAACAAGATGCTGAAGGCGTCGTATCTCCTGGGGGCGAAATCGCCCACTGGATTGTAAACGCACAGGGTTTAACCAAAACTTAGCGACTTTGTTCTCCCGCTCCACATGCACATGTGGGAATTCTGAACGGTCACCGGCATAGAAGAAAAAACGGTACGGCCCTATATGCTTGACAGTAGGCATTTTGTAAGTCATCTCTCCGGGCCATATCCCCACTCTCCCCCATGGGTCATTTGCACCTGGGGGAGAGTGCTAGGATACCCTTTCTACCGTCATCTCCATTCCCAACCTGTGCTGAAAGGCCCCCGGCGAAGAACCAGAACATTGCCAGGGGCAACAGAGACATATGAATAGCGAATCGCAGCTTGTTTCTGAATCCCAGGGTCGTGGCCATTATCTTTCGAGACTTCTGCGTTTCACTATAGGCGGGAAAAGGCCCGTGTGATTTGTAGGAAAACTGCGAGCAGTTCTCCACAAACTTCCCCCGTCGCCTATGTGGCGACGGGGGAAGGGCCGGGGATGGGGGCCTACCT
Encoded proteins:
- a CDS encoding DUF2442 domain-containing protein, which codes for MSISVIEHRAQAQGVKITDEELIVELDDGRTISVPLAWFPRLLHGTPEERANWRLIGGGEGIHWPDLDEDIEVAHLLAGVPSQESQRSLQRWLQSRR
- a CDS encoding DUF4160 domain-containing protein yields the protein MPTVKHIGPYRFFFYAGDRSEFPHVHVERENKVAKFWLNPVRLQSSGRFRPQEIRRLQHLVEEHEQEFLEAWHEYFRD